Proteins found in one Crassostrea angulata isolate pt1a10 chromosome 3, ASM2561291v2, whole genome shotgun sequence genomic segment:
- the LOC128178194 gene encoding universal stress protein in QAH/OAS sulfhydrylase 3'region-like isoform X1, with product MADTSHRRTCVIAVDGSKYANDAVTWFKNNVHKPGDRVLFVTAIDHRKHMQYGLHVSPKAVTMTPGNPDSITHAFAAEDKKANEVLEKVKAAIDGSGMECEFFKMSGDPGECIVQKAKDTEADLIVTGCRGLGTIRRTFIGSVSDFIIHHSDCPVFVCRH from the exons ATGGCGGACACATCCCACAGGAGAACGTGTGTGATCGCGGTGGACGGGAGCAAGTACGCCAATGATGCCGTGACGT gGTTTAAGAACAACGTTCACAAGCCTGGGGACCGTGTGCTATTTGTGACAGCAATTGACCACCGAAAGCACATGCAGTACGGAT TGCACGTTTCCCCAAAAGCTGTTACCATGACCCCCGGTAACCCGGACTCCATTACTCACGCCTTTGCTGCCGAGGACAAGAAGGCCAATGAGGTCTTGGAAAAGGTCAAGGCCGCTATAGACGGGTCAGGG atggAATgcgaatttttcaaaatgtccGGTGATCCTGGTGAGTGTATAGTTCAGAAAGCCAAGGACACAGAGGCGGATCTAATCGTCACGGGGTGTCGAGGACTGGGAACAATTCGTAGGACATTCATTGGTAGTGTCAGCGACTTCATCATCCACCATTCCGATTGCCCCGTGTTTGTGTGTCGTCATTGA
- the LOC128178194 gene encoding universal stress protein in QAH/OAS sulfhydrylase 3'region-like isoform X2 gives MADTSHRRTCVIAVDGSKYANDAVTWFKNNVHKPGDRVLFVTAIDHRKHMQYGSVTMTPGNPDSITHAFAAEDKKANEVLEKVKAAIDGSGMECEFFKMSGDPGECIVQKAKDTEADLIVTGCRGLGTIRRTFIGSVSDFIIHHSDCPVFVCRH, from the exons ATGGCGGACACATCCCACAGGAGAACGTGTGTGATCGCGGTGGACGGGAGCAAGTACGCCAATGATGCCGTGACGT gGTTTAAGAACAACGTTCACAAGCCTGGGGACCGTGTGCTATTTGTGACAGCAATTGACCACCGAAAGCACATGCAGTACGGAT CTGTTACCATGACCCCCGGTAACCCGGACTCCATTACTCACGCCTTTGCTGCCGAGGACAAGAAGGCCAATGAGGTCTTGGAAAAGGTCAAGGCCGCTATAGACGGGTCAGGG atggAATgcgaatttttcaaaatgtccGGTGATCCTGGTGAGTGTATAGTTCAGAAAGCCAAGGACACAGAGGCGGATCTAATCGTCACGGGGTGTCGAGGACTGGGAACAATTCGTAGGACATTCATTGGTAGTGTCAGCGACTTCATCATCCACCATTCCGATTGCCCCGTGTTTGTGTGTCGTCATTGA